Proteins from a genomic interval of Colias croceus chromosome 2, ilColCroc2.1:
- the LOC123699292 gene encoding sodium-dependent phosphate transporter 1-B has translation MEPYADDLLWLVICGFVVAFILAFGIGANDVANSFGTSVGSKVLTLTQACILATIFEIAGAVLIGYKVSDTMRKGILDVSLYADGGERLLAAGCLAALLAGAAWLILATFLRLPVSGTHSVVGATVGFTLTAKGPVGVRWSTLGAIVLSWFISPVLSGTVSALLYWLVRRFILRASQPLTAGLHALPFFYGATVAVNVISVVHDGPKLLAMDKIPMWAALSGSVALGAVAAVCVRLFLVPYYRRQLTANPVNFTLGLSNETTPANTPTHSNKTSVPQRPTSLLSEDGKVLEAIAESAEMVTLSDADKCSLGIREMNARNRALLATMDDCSILSRSLSPPDKVRLQLIDADPQIHTLKYIDETLSCCKSLDSNQLVGMGESYDSKNGFIGDSCDTIARVELGRMTAVGAMSGVVDFDTPPPRIEKGPEGGSAWSIECDGRVGLPAITPNSSAAPLLKATTPPPPAPAPPPPPDTLKLFSFLQVLTASFGAFAHGGNDVSNAIGPLVALWLLYSEGGAHARAETPLAILVFGGVGIALGLWLWGRRVIRTVGEDLTSITPDTGFTIELGAALTVLVASKAGLPVSTTHCKVGSVVCVGYSSEKAVDWSLFRNIIFAWVVTVPAVAAMAALSMLALEAFVV, from the exons atggAACCTTACGCTGATGATCTATTGTGGTTAGTTATTTGTGGATTTGTGGTGGCATTTATTTTGGCGTTCGGCATTGGTGCCAATGATGTGGCCAACTCATTTGGAACAAGCGTTGGATCCAAGGTTCTTACACTAACACAAGCATGCATTCTCGCTACCATATTTGAAATCGCCGGGGCGGTTTTAATAG GCTATAAAGTATCAGATACAATGAGAAAAGGTATACTAGATGTATCTTTGTACGCTGATGGTGGAGAGAGACTCCTTGCTGCAGGATGCCTCGCTGCTTTACTCGCGGGAGCGGCGTGGCTTATCTTGGCgacatttttacgtttacCGGTTTCTGGAACACACTCTGTCGTGGGTGCTACAGTTGGATTTACTCTTACAGCAAAGGGCCCAGTCGGTGTTCGTTGGTCTACTTTAGGTGCTATAG TTTTGTCGTGGTTTATCTCGCCGGTATTAAGTGGAACGGTCTCGGCTCTACTTTATTGGTTAGTACGCCGATTTATTCTTCGAGCCTCACAACCTTTGACTGCTGGATTACACGCATTACCTTTCTTTTATGGAGCTACAGTAGCTGTTAACGTGATAAGCGTTGTGCACGATGGACCTAAAT TATTAGCTATGGATAAAATACCAATGTGGGCGGCTTTATCTGGATCTGTAGCACTTGGTGCTGTAGCGGCAGTTTGTGTCCGTCTCTTCCTTGTACCATATTATCGGCGACAACTTACAGCAAATCCTGTGAATTTTACCCTTGGTCTCTCAAatg AAACAACTCCGGCAAATACTCCAACACATTCGAATAAAACTAGCGTACCACAAAGACCTACTTCATTACTTTCCGAAGATGGAAAAGTTCTAGAAGCAATTGCAGAAAGTGCTGAAATGGTCACCTTAAGTGATGCTGATAAGTGTTCCCTTGGAATCAGAGAAATGAATGCCAGAAACAGAGCTCTATTGGCCACAATGGACGATTGCAGTATCCTTTCACGAAGTCTTAGTCCTCCAGATAAAGTCCGATTGCAGTTGATTGATGCTGATCCCCAGATTCATACATTGAAGTATATTGACGAAACACTTAGTTGTTGTAAGAGCTTAGATTCTAATCAGCTTGTAGGAATGGGTGAAAGCTATGATTCTAAGAATGGATTTATAGGTGATTCTTGTGATACAATTGCACGCGTTGAATTGGGAAGGATGACTGCAGTTGGAGCTATGTCGGGTGTAGTTGATTTTGATACTCCTCCACCTAGAATTGAAAAG GGACCCGAAGGGGGCAGTGCTTGGAGCATAGAATGCGATGGCAGAGTGGGTCTACCAGCGATAACACCCAACTCCAGCGCGGCCCCGCTGCTGAAAGCGACCACCCCGCCCCCGCCTGCGCCAGCCCCACCCCCGCCGCCAGATACCTTGAAACTTTTCTCATTTTTACAAGTCTTAACTGCTTCGTTTGGCGCATTTGCACACGGTGGTAATGATGTAAG taaCGCTATAGGTCCTCTGGTTGCTTTATGGTTGTTATATTCTGAGGGAGGTGCGCATGCTCGTGCGGAGACGCCGCTAGCGATTCTTGTGTTTGGTGGCGTTGGTATCGCACTGGGCTTGTGGCTATGGGGACGTCGCGTTATCAGAACTGTTGGCGAAGATCTTACAAGCATTACACCGGATAC TGGTTTTACCATAGAACTAGGAGCAGCTCTCACTGTGCTGGTAGCCAGCAAGGCGGGGTTGCCCGTATCTACTACACATTGCAAAGTTGGTTCGGTCGTTTGTGTTGGATACTCCTCAGAGAAGGCTGTTGATTGGAGTCTGTTCAG GAACATAATTTTCGCATGGGTGGTTACAGTTCCCGCCGTCGCGGCCATGGCGGCGCTATCTATGCTTGCGCTTGAAGCATTTGTTGTTTag